In the genome of Polaribacter atrinae, one region contains:
- a CDS encoding Lacal_2735 family protein yields MEEAFKLQAINRTNSDKKYLEADNILKKIESLQSK; encoded by the coding sequence ATGGAAGAAGCCTTTAAACTGCAAGCTATCAATAGAACTAATAGCGATAAAAAATATCTAGAGGCCGACAACATTTTAAAAAAAATTGAATCATTACA
- a CDS encoding SDR family oxidoreductase, which translates to MKILVTGATGYIGKRLIPLLLNDGHTVICPVRDKERAESYYKNQKKVQLVEADFLDKNSLKNITKNIDIAYYLIHSMTNSAKEFHALEEKCAFNFKRFAETTTIRQVIYLSGITNDTKLSKHLLSRKNVEITLASDTYSLTTFKAGIIVGSGSSSFEIIRDLVEKLPAMIAPKWLNTKTQPLAIRDVLSFLYKALDKKELYNTSHDIFGPEILTYKEMLLQFAEVRKLKRYILTVPVMTPKLSSYWLYFVTSTSYKLASSLVNSMGVEVIGNKSNINAILDVSPMSYKEAVKLAFKKIEQNSIISSWKDSYISSGKLKNFVHEFVNVPEYGCFKDHKTRVVKNKKRTLDRIWSIGGETGWYYGTFLWKIRGFLDQFFGGAGLRRGRRHPTELNVGDALDFWRVIYSDKEKGKLLLYAEMIMPGEAWLEFKIDGDKLHQTATFRPHGLAGRLYWYAVMPFHWFVFNGMINNINK; encoded by the coding sequence ATGAAAATTCTTGTAACAGGTGCAACTGGCTATATTGGCAAACGTTTAATTCCGTTATTATTAAATGACGGACATACTGTTATTTGCCCTGTAAGAGATAAAGAAAGAGCAGAAAGCTATTATAAAAACCAAAAAAAAGTTCAATTAGTTGAAGCTGATTTCCTTGATAAGAATAGCCTAAAAAACATTACAAAAAATATTGATATTGCATATTATTTAATTCACTCTATGACTAATTCTGCAAAAGAATTTCATGCTTTAGAAGAAAAATGTGCATTCAATTTTAAACGTTTTGCAGAAACAACTACTATAAGACAGGTAATTTATTTAAGCGGAATAACTAACGACACCAAACTTTCTAAACATTTACTATCTCGTAAAAATGTAGAAATCACTTTGGCTTCTGATACATACTCTTTAACCACTTTTAAAGCAGGAATTATTGTAGGCTCCGGAAGTTCTTCTTTTGAAATAATTAGAGACTTGGTAGAAAAATTACCAGCAATGATTGCGCCTAAATGGTTAAACACCAAAACACAACCTTTAGCAATTAGAGATGTTTTATCTTTTTTATACAAAGCGTTAGATAAAAAAGAATTATACAACACATCTCACGATATTTTTGGCCCCGAAATACTTACTTACAAAGAAATGCTATTGCAATTTGCTGAAGTAAGAAAATTAAAAAGGTACATTTTAACAGTACCCGTAATGACTCCTAAACTATCCTCTTATTGGCTCTATTTTGTAACCTCTACCTCTTACAAACTAGCAAGTTCGTTAGTGAACTCGATGGGTGTAGAAGTTATTGGAAACAAAAGCAACATTAATGCAATTTTAGATGTAAGCCCAATGTCTTACAAAGAAGCCGTAAAATTAGCATTTAAAAAAATTGAACAAAATAGCATTATTTCTAGCTGGAAAGACTCGTACATCAGTAGCGGAAAACTAAAAAACTTTGTTCACGAATTTGTGAACGTACCAGAATACGGGTGCTTTAAAGATCACAAAACTAGAGTTGTAAAAAATAAAAAAAGAACATTAGATAGAATCTGGTCGATAGGAGGAGAAACCGGCTGGTACTACGGTACTTTTTTATGGAAAATTCGAGGATTTTTAGATCAATTTTTTGGAGGTGCAGGATTGCGACGAGGAAGAAGACACCCTACAGAATTAAACGTTGGTGATGCCTTAGATTTTTGGCGAGTAATTTATTCTGATAAAGAAAAAGGAAAACTCTTACTCTATGCAGAAATGATCATGCCCGGTGAAGCTTGGTTAGAATTTAAAATTGATGGAGACAAACTACACCAAACCGCAACATTTAGACCTCATGGTTTAGCAGGAAGACTCTACTGGTATGCAGTAATGCCTTTTCATTGGTTTGTTTTTAACGGTATGATTAACAACATTAATAAATAA
- a CDS encoding glutathione peroxidase: protein MNIYDIEINSLQNSPILLSDFKGKHILFVNVASKCGFTPQYKDLEELYKTYQDKIVVIGVPCNQFGKQEPGSSAEIEEFCEVNYGVSFLITEKIAVKGEDQHPLYSWLTSKKLNNKKSSSVKWNFQKYLVSPEGELVDYYFSITKPLSSKITKHLKS from the coding sequence ATGAATATTTACGATATAGAGATTAATAGTCTCCAGAACTCCCCTATTCTTTTGTCAGATTTTAAAGGCAAGCATATTCTTTTTGTAAACGTTGCTTCTAAGTGTGGTTTTACACCTCAATACAAAGATTTAGAAGAGCTATATAAAACATATCAAGACAAAATAGTTGTTATTGGTGTCCCTTGTAATCAGTTTGGAAAACAAGAACCAGGATCTTCTGCAGAAATTGAAGAATTTTGTGAAGTAAATTATGGCGTTTCTTTTTTAATTACAGAAAAAATAGCTGTAAAAGGAGAAGACCAGCATCCTTTATATTCATGGTTGACATCAAAGAAGCTAAACAATAAAAAAAGCTCTTCTGTAAAATGGAATTTTCAAAAATACTTAGTCTCTCCAGAAGGCGAATTAGTTGATTATTATTTTTCAATTACAAAACCTTTGAGCTCAAAAATAACAAAACACTTAAAATCATAA
- a CDS encoding ABC1 kinase family protein: MKTIDSIPTSKIQRASKLVTTGAKIGVNYLKYYGDKITKTEEEAKAKLNENNAEDIYDGLKTLKGSALKVAQMLSMEKSILPQAYVEKFSLSQFSVPPLSPALVTKTFKKYFGKNPNEIYDKFNTVSVNAASIGQVHKAEKDGKELAVKIQYPGVAQSIASDLALVKPIAIKMFNIRGKDSDKYFKEVENKLVEETNYILEVAQSKEIVAACKHIPNLKFPEYYADLSSDRIITMDWMHGVHLSEFYTDKQEVANKLGQALWDFYMFQIHKLQKVHADPHPGNFLISPENELIVIDFGCMKTIPNDFYIPYFELANKENISNPTFFEEKLFQLEILREDDSKEELDFFRAMFHEMLSLFTQPFHQETFDFSDEVFFGKLSDLGAKYAKSTELKDMNGNRGSKHFIYINRTFFGLYNLMHDLKAKDIKINNFKSL, translated from the coding sequence ATGAAAACAATTGATTCTATACCAACTTCTAAAATTCAGAGAGCTTCTAAATTAGTTACTACTGGAGCTAAAATTGGCGTGAATTATCTTAAATATTATGGAGATAAAATCACAAAAACAGAAGAAGAAGCCAAAGCTAAATTAAATGAAAACAATGCAGAAGATATTTATGATGGCTTAAAAACATTAAAAGGAAGTGCTTTAAAAGTAGCTCAAATGTTGAGTATGGAAAAAAGTATTCTACCACAAGCGTATGTAGAAAAATTTTCGCTTTCTCAATTCTCTGTACCACCACTTTCTCCCGCTTTGGTAACCAAAACTTTTAAAAAATATTTTGGTAAAAACCCGAATGAAATTTACGATAAATTTAATACTGTTTCTGTAAACGCAGCTAGTATTGGTCAGGTTCATAAAGCAGAAAAAGACGGAAAAGAATTGGCTGTAAAAATTCAATATCCGGGTGTTGCACAAAGTATTGCTTCAGATTTAGCTTTGGTAAAACCTATTGCTATTAAAATGTTTAATATTAGAGGAAAAGATTCTGATAAATATTTTAAAGAAGTAGAAAATAAATTGGTTGAAGAAACTAATTATATTTTAGAAGTAGCACAAAGTAAAGAAATTGTTGCGGCCTGCAAACACATACCTAATCTAAAATTCCCTGAATATTATGCTGATTTATCATCAGACAGAATTATAACTATGGATTGGATGCATGGTGTGCATTTATCTGAATTTTACACAGACAAACAAGAGGTTGCTAATAAATTAGGACAGGCATTATGGGACTTCTACATGTTTCAGATTCACAAGCTACAAAAAGTACATGCAGATCCGCATCCTGGAAATTTTTTAATATCACCAGAAAACGAATTGATTGTAATTGATTTTGGTTGTATGAAAACCATACCGAATGATTTTTATATTCCTTATTTTGAATTGGCTAATAAAGAGAACATTTCTAATCCTACTTTTTTTGAAGAAAAACTATTTCAATTAGAAATCTTAAGAGAAGATGATTCTAAAGAAGAATTAGATTTCTTTAGAGCGATGTTTCATGAAATGCTAAGTTTATTTACACAACCGTTTCATCAAGAAACTTTCGACTTTTCTGATGAAGTATTCTTTGGTAAACTTTCTGACTTAGGTGCTAAATACGCAAAAAGCACTGAGCTTAAAGATATGAATGGAAACAGAGGTTCTAAACACTTTATCTACATTAACAGAACCTTTTTTGGTTTGTATAATTTAATGCATGATTTAAAAGCAAAAGATATAAAAATAAATAATTTTAAATCGCTCTAA
- a CDS encoding SDR family NAD(P)-dependent oxidoreductase, with amino-acid sequence MNKILVIGGSKGIGKAIIDSLIEEHSIINISRTAPLLSHTNLNHFTCDILTDDLPEIDTIDTLIYCPGSINLKPISRLKLNDFREDFEINVIGAVKAIQHYLPYLKKGNKPSILLFSTVAAKLGMPFHASVATAKSAVEGLTKSLGAELAPLIRVNAIAPTVTDTDLASKLLRNDRMIENIKERHPLKKYLDPKEIADLATFLISEKASSISGQIFELDCGIVSFKI; translated from the coding sequence ATGAATAAAATTTTAGTTATTGGAGGAAGTAAAGGAATTGGAAAAGCAATTATTGATAGCTTAATTGAAGAGCATTCAATTATAAATATTAGTAGAACTGCTCCTTTACTTTCTCACACTAACCTCAATCACTTTACTTGTGATATCCTTACAGATGATTTACCTGAAATAGACACAATAGACACTTTAATCTATTGCCCAGGAAGCATCAACTTAAAACCAATTTCTAGACTAAAGTTAAATGATTTCAGAGAAGATTTTGAAATCAATGTAATTGGTGCTGTAAAAGCAATTCAACATTATTTACCCTATTTAAAAAAAGGGAATAAACCATCCATATTACTATTTAGCACTGTAGCTGCAAAATTAGGAATGCCTTTTCATGCAAGTGTAGCTACCGCAAAATCTGCCGTAGAAGGATTGACAAAATCTTTAGGAGCAGAATTAGCACCTTTAATTCGAGTAAACGCCATTGCACCAACTGTAACAGATACAGATTTAGCATCGAAGTTACTACGAAATGATCGGATGATAGAAAATATCAAAGAACGTCATCCTCTAAAAAAATATTTAGATCCAAAGGAAATTGCAGATTTGGCTACTTTTTTAATTTCAGAAAAAGCGAGCTCCATTTCTGGTCAAATTTTTGAATTAGACTGCGGAATTGTCAGTTTTAAAATATAA
- a CDS encoding TetR family transcriptional regulator C-terminal domain-containing protein: protein MARKKNITKDNLISWYMEFVLENNHQPKSVYSFAKENNFEEADFYKFYSSFETVEEAIFSEFFNHTITILAKSEDYESFDARNKLLSFYFTFFEILTANRSYVVYALENSKKDFKKLKSLKKLRENYLNYVKNIGIEKIDLKHEKLEKIQEKSIQESSWFHLLVTMKFWLDDVSPSFEKTDLFIEKSINARFDLMDIKPLQSIIDFGKFIIKEKVNFN from the coding sequence ATGGCTCGAAAGAAAAATATTACAAAAGACAACTTAATATCTTGGTACATGGAATTTGTACTAGAGAACAACCATCAACCAAAATCTGTTTATTCTTTTGCCAAAGAAAACAATTTTGAGGAAGCTGATTTTTATAAATTTTATAGCTCTTTTGAAACTGTTGAAGAAGCTATTTTTTCTGAATTTTTTAATCATACTATAACCATTTTAGCGAAAAGCGAAGATTACGAAAGCTTTGACGCAAGAAACAAATTACTAAGTTTTTATTTTACTTTTTTCGAAATACTAACCGCTAATAGAAGTTATGTTGTGTATGCATTAGAAAACAGTAAAAAAGATTTTAAGAAACTAAAATCATTAAAAAAATTACGAGAAAATTACCTCAACTATGTTAAGAATATTGGCATAGAAAAAATAGACTTAAAACACGAAAAATTAGAAAAAATTCAAGAGAAGTCTATACAAGAATCTTCTTGGTTTCATTTATTAGTAACCATGAAGTTTTGGTTAGATGATGTTTCTCCATCTTTTGAAAAAACAGATTTATTTATTGAAAAATCTATCAATGCTCGTTTTGATTTAATGGACATAAAGCCTTTACAAAGTATTATCGACTTCGGTAAATTTATTATCAAAGAAAAAGTAAATTTTAACTAA
- a CDS encoding formylglycine-generating enzyme family protein, whose translation MNFNLKVLIITVLMSSVIFSSCDKKKSTTDKKVNKQNEVLTQDVKAPEGMVWVAGKTFLMGAKDEDKYAMPREKPAHKVKVDGFFIDVHEVTNKQFRKFVNATKYVTVAERPIDWDEIKKDLPAGTVKPADSILQPGSLIFNKHAKGVVSMDNYGQWWKWQIGANWKQPEGPGSSIEGQDNYPVVHIAQEDALAYCKWSNRRLPTEAEWESAAQGKFEDNIFTWGNKAEDLNANANTWQGKFPTENVSEDGFEYISPVGSYPANNIGLYDMAGNVWEMTSDLFNVNYYQTLNPSAVLTNPIGADKSYTPSNPYQVEYVMKGGSFLCHASYCASFRISAKMGMEPNSGSDHIGFRTVATKEMLAK comes from the coding sequence ATGAATTTTAATTTAAAAGTATTAATAATTACAGTACTAATGTCCTCAGTTATTTTTAGTAGTTGTGATAAAAAGAAATCAACAACAGACAAAAAGGTAAACAAACAAAATGAAGTTTTAACCCAAGACGTTAAAGCTCCAGAAGGTATGGTATGGGTTGCAGGAAAAACTTTTTTAATGGGAGCTAAAGATGAAGATAAGTATGCAATGCCGCGAGAAAAACCAGCTCATAAAGTAAAGGTTGATGGATTTTTTATAGATGTTCATGAAGTTACTAACAAGCAATTTAGAAAATTTGTAAATGCTACTAAATATGTTACGGTTGCAGAAAGACCGATAGATTGGGATGAAATTAAAAAAGATTTACCAGCAGGAACAGTAAAACCTGCAGACTCCATATTACAACCAGGAAGTTTAATTTTTAATAAACATGCCAAAGGAGTTGTTTCTATGGATAACTACGGACAATGGTGGAAATGGCAAATTGGCGCAAATTGGAAACAACCAGAAGGACCAGGAAGTTCTATAGAAGGGCAAGACAATTATCCTGTTGTGCATATTGCTCAAGAAGATGCTTTAGCATATTGCAAATGGTCTAACAGAAGGTTGCCTACTGAGGCAGAATGGGAATCTGCTGCACAAGGTAAATTTGAGGATAATATTTTTACTTGGGGAAATAAGGCTGAAGATTTAAATGCGAATGCAAATACATGGCAAGGTAAATTTCCAACAGAAAATGTTTCTGAAGATGGATTTGAATATATTTCACCAGTAGGATCTTATCCTGCAAATAATATTGGTTTGTATGATATGGCTGGTAATGTTTGGGAAATGACGTCAGATTTGTTTAATGTAAATTATTATCAAACTTTAAATCCATCGGCTGTACTTACAAATCCTATAGGAGCAGATAAATCATATACACCAAGTAATCCGTACCAAGTAGAGTATGTTATGAAAGGTGGTTCTTTCTTATGTCATGCGTCTTACTGTGCAAGTTTTAGAATTTCTGCAAAAATGGGAATGGAGCCAAATTCAGGGTCAGATCATATTGGTTTTAGAACGGTGGCAACTAAAGAAATGTTGGCAAAATAA
- a CDS encoding flavin reductase family protein: MAFFNNKNIQELEHLYKINLINSCSGFKSANLIASISNTGITNVAVFSSVTHLGSNPPTLGFILRPTTVPRNTYKNIKENGIFTINHIYEDIIEDAHHTSAKYPEEISEFNVTNLEEEFKGSFKAPFVKNAPVQMSMKFIEEIHIPSNDVLLIVAQIEELYVDDELLETDGIINLPKGNIVTINGLDTYAVPKFKKKLPYQRPK, translated from the coding sequence ATGGCTTTTTTCAATAACAAAAACATCCAAGAACTAGAACATCTATATAAAATAAACCTTATAAATAGTTGTTCTGGTTTTAAATCTGCTAACTTAATAGCATCGATATCCAATACTGGTATTACCAATGTTGCTGTATTTAGCTCCGTAACACATTTAGGATCCAATCCACCAACTTTAGGTTTTATTTTAAGACCTACAACTGTACCAAGAAACACTTATAAAAACATAAAAGAAAATGGTATCTTTACTATCAATCATATTTATGAAGATATAATTGAAGATGCACATCACACATCTGCAAAATACCCAGAAGAGATTTCTGAATTTAATGTAACCAATTTAGAGGAAGAATTTAAAGGAAGTTTTAAAGCTCCTTTTGTAAAGAATGCTCCCGTACAAATGAGCATGAAGTTTATAGAAGAAATACATATTCCTTCTAATGATGTATTGCTGATTGTAGCTCAAATTGAAGAATTATACGTAGATGATGAATTGTTAGAAACTGACGGAATCATCAATCTACCTAAAGGAAACATTGTTACAATTAATGGTTTAGACACATATGCTGTACCTAAATTCAAGAAAAAATTACCGTATCAAAGACCTAAATAA